A genome region from Clupea harengus chromosome 7, Ch_v2.0.2, whole genome shotgun sequence includes the following:
- the LOC105889879 gene encoding vesicle-associated membrane protein 8-like isoform X1, with protein MGQGDNNPSSMEEGGDEEKIGKVSECQSLSETLDGVTNIIKRNVAGLLVRGEKVEDLIGKSEDLEAGAQNFKQTSQKVARSYWWKNVKIVVVIIVIVIIIILIIVLLATGVIPVSNPVPPPPTIPPN; from the exons ATGGGTCAAGGAGACAATAATCCCAGCTCTATG GAGGAGGGAGGCGATGAGGAGAAGATTGGGAAGGTGAGCGAATGCCAAAGCCTCAGTGAGACACTGGACGGGGTCACGAATATCATTAAACGGAACGTGGCCGGCCTCTTGGTTCGTGGTGAGAAGGTGGAGGACCTGATTGGAAAATCAGAAGACCTGGAAGCAGGA GCCCAGAACTTCAAACAGACGTCTCAGAAGGTGGCGCGATCATACTGGTGGAAGAATGTGAAGATCGTCGTGGTCATCATTGTCATCGTGATCATCATTATCCTCATCATTGTCCTCTTGGCCACAGGAGTCATTCCAGTCAGCAACCCAGttccaccaccacccactatCCCACCCAATTAA
- the LOC105889879 gene encoding vesicle-associated membrane protein 8-like isoform X2 — translation MGQGDNNPSSMEEGGDEEKIGKVSECQSLSETLDGVTNIIKRNVAGLLVRGEKVEDLIGKSEDLEAGAQNFKQTSQKVARSYWWKNVKIVVVIIVIVIIIILIIVLLATGVIPVSNPVPPPPTIPPN, via the exons ATGGGTCAAGGAGACAATAATCCCAGCTCTATG GAGGAGGGAGGCGATGAGGAGAAGATTGGGAAGGTGAGCGAATGCCAAAGCCTCAGTGAGACACTGGACGGGGTCACGAATATCATTAAACGGAACGTGGCCGGCCTCTTGGTTCGTGGTGAGAAGGTGGAGGACCTGATTGGAAAATCAGAAGACCTGGAAGCAGGA GCCCAGAACTTCAAACAGACGTCTCAGAAGGTGGCGCGATCATACTGGTGGAAGAATGTGAAGATCGTCGTGGTCATCATTGTCATCGTGATCATCATTATCCTCATCATTGTCCTCTTGGCCACAG GAGTCATTCCAGTCAGCAACCCAGttccaccaccacccactatCCCACCCAATTAA